One Aulosira sp. FACHB-615 DNA segment encodes these proteins:
- the sds gene encoding solanesyl diphosphate synthase, which produces MTPATSLFTPVEADLQILADNLKQLVGNRHPILFAAAEHLFGAGGKRIRPAIVLLISRATMLEEEITQRHRRLAEITEMIHTASLVHDDVVDESQMRRGVATVHSLFGNRIAVLAGDFLFAQSSWYLANLDNLEVVKLLSEVIMDLATGEIQQGMNRFDSGLAIETYLQKSYYKTASLIANSAKAAGLLSDVSPEIAQHLYNYGRNLGLAFQIVDDILDFTSTTDTLGKPAGSDLKSGNLTAPVLFALEEKPYLEVLIERQFAQSQDLEQALALIHDSQGIQQARELAAHHAKLAAEDIAILPPSESRQALIDITEYVLSRLY; this is translated from the coding sequence ATGACCCCAGCTACCTCCCTGTTTACCCCTGTGGAAGCAGATTTGCAAATACTAGCCGATAACCTGAAGCAGCTAGTTGGCAATCGCCATCCCATTCTTTTTGCCGCAGCCGAACATTTATTCGGAGCTGGGGGAAAGCGCATCCGACCAGCGATCGTCCTGCTGATATCGCGGGCGACAATGTTAGAAGAAGAAATCACCCAGCGTCACCGCCGTCTAGCCGAAATCACAGAAATGATTCACACGGCCAGCTTAGTGCATGACGATGTGGTAGATGAGTCACAGATGCGCCGTGGCGTAGCGACTGTTCACAGCTTGTTTGGCAATCGCATTGCTGTCCTCGCAGGAGACTTTCTCTTTGCTCAATCATCTTGGTACTTAGCAAATTTAGACAATTTAGAGGTAGTCAAACTCCTCTCCGAAGTCATTATGGATTTGGCGACTGGAGAAATCCAGCAAGGGATGAACCGCTTTGATAGCGGCTTGGCAATAGAAACTTACCTGCAAAAGAGCTATTACAAAACTGCTTCATTAATTGCTAACAGTGCCAAAGCCGCAGGATTACTGAGTGATGTTAGCCCAGAAATTGCCCAGCACTTGTATAACTATGGGCGGAATTTGGGTTTAGCGTTTCAGATAGTGGATGACATCTTAGATTTCACCAGTACTACAGACACTCTAGGTAAACCAGCAGGTTCTGATTTAAAAAGTGGTAACTTGACCGCACCTGTTTTATTCGCCCTAGAGGAAAAACCATATTTAGAAGTGCTGATTGAACGCCAGTTTGCCCAATCACAAGATTTAGAGCAGGCCTTGGCATTGATTCACGATAGTCAAGGCATACAGCAAGCGCGGGAATTAGCTGCCCATCACGCCAAATTGGCTGCTGAAGACATTGCGATTCTGCCCCCATCAGAATCACGCCAAGCCTTAATTGACATCACTGAATATGTGTTGAGTCGGCTTTATTAA